One window of the Nitrospirota bacterium genome contains the following:
- a CDS encoding gas vesicle protein, whose protein sequence is MQRGKRITLVEVLDRALNKGIVISGDMVISVADIDLIYLGVKVLLSSVETMEAMRESPAEALTQETTQLQQ, encoded by the coding sequence ATTCAAAGGGGAAAGAGGATTACACTCGTTGAGGTTTTGGACAGGGCATTGAACAAAGGGATAGTCATTAGCGGGGACATGGTTATATCCGTTGCTGATATTGACCTTATATATTTAGGTGTAAAGGTTCTGCTTAGTTCTGTAGAAACTATGGAAGCTATGAGAGAGTCGCCGGCTGAAGCATTGACACAGGAAACAACTCAATTACAACAATGA
- a CDS encoding gas vesicle protein GvpG yields MLLIDDLLFLPFKGLWGVFKKIHEIADMELSDEKIIQERLMAVRLRFELDEISEEEYDRQEGELLAHLNAVRDARENKEEDENG; encoded by the coding sequence ATGCTTTTGATTGATGACCTGTTATTTTTACCTTTCAAGGGTCTTTGGGGTGTTTTTAAAAAGATACATGAGATAGCTGATATGGAACTATCCGATGAAAAAATTATCCAGGAAAGGCTTATGGCTGTGCGGTTACGATTTGAATTAGATGAGATCAGCGAAGAGGAGTATGACAGGCAGGAGGGAGAACTTTTGGCACACTTGAATGCAGTAAGAGATGCAAGGGAAAACAAAGAGGAGGATGAAAATGGCTGA
- a CDS encoding GvpL/GvpF family gas vesicle protein, whose translation MADKELIYLYCVTNNMPQLKRNMKGVYFIYHEGLYAVVSKVPEDEFNEEDIKKNLTDMEWLDTKVRLHENIIEGVMKNNCVVPFKFATVFNTENRMIAEISELAEELRDNLRYFEGKEEWGIKIYCDMACLNNFLSREDEKILDMDKEISSSPPGKAFFLKKRREEILNDMTFVYAQDFLDMLKKAGIHVCINRLLRLLPKEITCKDDEMILNAACLVNKKGMETFINMVDAMRTQYGRCGFSFDCTGPWPPYNFCNLRLERVQRGKKYQAV comes from the coding sequence ATGGCAGACAAAGAACTTATTTATCTGTACTGTGTTACAAATAACATGCCTCAATTAAAAAGAAATATGAAGGGGGTCTATTTTATTTATCACGAGGGGCTTTATGCTGTGGTAAGCAAGGTACCGGAAGATGAATTTAATGAAGAGGATATCAAAAAAAACCTGACTGACATGGAGTGGCTTGATACGAAGGTTAGGTTACATGAAAATATAATAGAAGGTGTTATGAAAAATAACTGTGTCGTTCCCTTTAAATTCGCAACAGTTTTTAATACTGAGAACCGCATGATAGCGGAAATCAGCGAACTTGCAGAGGAACTTAGAGACAACCTGAGGTATTTTGAAGGTAAGGAGGAATGGGGAATCAAGATTTATTGTGACATGGCGTGCTTAAATAATTTTCTCAGCAGGGAAGATGAAAAGATTCTGGATATGGATAAGGAGATCAGCTCTTCTCCGCCGGGAAAGGCATTCTTTTTAAAGAAGAGAAGAGAAGAGATATTAAATGACATGACCTTTGTGTATGCTCAGGATTTCCTTGACATGCTGAAGAAAGCCGGCATCCATGTGTGCATCAATAGATTGTTGAGATTATTACCAAAAGAAATAACATGTAAGGATGATGAAATGATCCTGAATGCTGCCTGTTTAGTCAATAAAAAAGGGATGGAGACTTTTATTAATATGGTGGATGCCATGAGGACACAGTACGGAAGATGTGGATTTTCATTTGACTGCACCGGCCCATGGCCGCCATATAATTTTTGTAATCTCCGGTTAGAAAGGGTGCAACGTGGAAAAAAATATCAGGCTGTTTGA